A portion of the Achromobacter sp. MFA1 R4 genome contains these proteins:
- the ydiK gene encoding AI-2E family transporter YdiK, protein MLLALMIGSLYILRPFLPGLIWATTIVVATWPVLLGIQRRCGGRRWIATVAMLLILLFVIVLPLYQAISTLAQHGGTIVAAVKSLPDYALLAPPAWIGGLPLVGPRIAQEWQTLSDAGAGGLLARIEPYLTTAATWLLGHAAIVGVFVMHMLITVIIAGILYTKGDMAAEFVRRFANRLAGQRGVAAIMLAASAIRAVALGIVVTAVVQSALGGIGLWMAGVPAAGILTALMLMLCLAQLGPVLPLLGGVAWLFQHDMKLAAAVLLVWAIVVGMLDNLLRPLLIKRGVNLSMLLILSGVLGGMIAFGIVGLFIGPVILAVTSTLLNAWVDEVPPPARVDPDALALQREPPPGTHRKRA, encoded by the coding sequence ATGCTTTTGGCGCTGATGATCGGCAGTCTGTATATCCTGCGGCCGTTCCTGCCCGGGCTGATCTGGGCGACGACCATCGTCGTGGCCACCTGGCCGGTGCTGCTGGGCATCCAGCGGCGATGCGGCGGGCGGCGGTGGATCGCCACCGTGGCAATGCTCCTTATCCTGCTGTTTGTGATCGTGCTGCCGCTGTACCAGGCGATCTCGACCCTGGCGCAGCACGGCGGCACCATCGTGGCCGCGGTCAAGAGCCTGCCTGACTATGCCTTGCTTGCGCCGCCTGCGTGGATAGGCGGCCTTCCGCTGGTGGGGCCGAGAATCGCCCAGGAGTGGCAGACGCTGTCGGACGCGGGCGCCGGTGGCCTGCTGGCTCGGATCGAACCGTACCTGACCACGGCCGCCACCTGGCTGCTGGGCCATGCCGCCATCGTCGGGGTGTTCGTGATGCACATGCTGATCACCGTGATCATTGCCGGCATCCTGTACACCAAGGGCGACATGGCTGCGGAGTTTGTCCGGCGGTTTGCGAATAGGCTCGCGGGGCAACGCGGCGTGGCGGCGATCATGCTGGCCGCGTCGGCGATCCGCGCCGTGGCGCTGGGGATCGTGGTCACGGCGGTGGTGCAGTCGGCGCTGGGCGGTATCGGACTGTGGATGGCCGGCGTGCCAGCCGCGGGCATTCTCACCGCCCTGATGTTGATGCTTTGCCTGGCCCAGCTTGGGCCGGTCCTGCCGCTGCTTGGCGGCGTGGCCTGGTTGTTCCAGCACGACATGAAGCTGGCGGCGGCAGTCCTGCTGGTGTGGGCCATCGTGGTTGGCATGCTGGACAACCTGCTGCGGCCGCTGCTCATCAAGCGCGGCGTGAACCTGTCGATGCTGCTCATCCTGTCCGGGGTCCTGGGAGGCATGATCGCGTTCGGCATCGTCGGGCTGTTCATCGGACCGGTGATCCTGGCGGTGACCTCGACGCTGTTGAACGCGTGGGTGGACGAGGTGCCACCGCCCGCACGGGTCGATCCGGACGCGCTGGCCCTGCAGCGAGAGCCGCCGCCTGGAACGCACCGGAAAAGGGCGTAA
- a CDS encoding ATP-binding protein: MPVQEPITLARDVQPVPRAPTLLLHLFAAALLACIAAAAGFYVYWSFTDTVSAYRRQMNAAAYNAQIFFDQRESLVRSLASSSVRNADAAAASETPSYFGNTRQIEVFPLHEDQNAYDWALILTPRDLNDIALARTQLLFSSARNGQTAYIAPRPSQASAIDAAKQSWIARSLAVADPSVSQGGYSPIVWLKPPMDVASALYLYTPVDPATPRAGWIGLEVSDIDAAIDLSSMRGGNYALYDQNDAPVLHSPAEAKVVAGLGNYAGKEDSFGWWGPGLLPRFVVLNKSVGEAGWRLVYYTPISRILGDTAHAIQAALGGAALLFAMVILGIRHIKKKLVAPALRQYEALADSVALNRKLVEVAPVGLCLLRRADGTPLLSNELARQWLLGDSELLAKLLAEDNFCAEREYVLSDGRCVYLTFAPITFHAEDVVLCGINDITAFKRVEQSITQAKLHADAANHAKTVFLTTMSHEIRTPLFGILGTLEMLSLTTMDSQQQQYLETMQQSSATLLRTINDTLDLSRIEAGYLTLETAEFSPAEMLDGVVSSYAARAEAKGLHIYALADVASPPVVVGDVTRVRQILNNLVSNAIKYTSSGQVVLRLQALSQDAHSATMKFQVADTGMGISAEHHAQLFEPYFQAESGSTQTVPGTGLGLAICRRLADMMGGTLSAVSEPGLGTSMSLELTLPLAGDAHSEMGIRLDPRPVFVRGAVNDVVNNLCQWLRHCGAMAMPYKTSLHGRLEGGVLIETWPRDLTPAPWTGARVIAQPPGVRPRLEGGRNSWMANAHSLASIVAAVRLAQDGVAAKVTLELKASRDALDMHVLVVEDNPISRQILREQLEHLGCTVVPAANGKEALEVPDIPGFDAILTDLQMPEMDGYALTRALRGQGYTRPIVGITASAFTDDLRRSTEAGMTTVLLKPLPISALRQALIALKEVI; encoded by the coding sequence ATGCCCGTTCAGGAACCCATCACTCTCGCGCGCGACGTCCAGCCAGTCCCCCGCGCTCCGACGCTGCTTTTGCATCTGTTCGCCGCCGCGTTGCTCGCCTGCATCGCGGCGGCGGCCGGTTTTTATGTGTACTGGTCGTTCACCGACACCGTTTCCGCGTACCGCCGGCAAATGAACGCCGCCGCGTACAACGCGCAGATCTTCTTCGACCAGCGCGAGTCGCTGGTCCGTTCGCTGGCCTCTTCCTCGGTCCGCAATGCCGATGCCGCCGCGGCTTCCGAAACACCCTCCTACTTCGGCAACACCCGCCAGATCGAGGTCTTCCCCCTGCACGAAGACCAGAACGCCTACGACTGGGCCCTGATCCTCACGCCGCGCGACCTCAACGACATTGCCCTCGCGCGTACCCAATTGCTCTTCAGTTCGGCCCGCAATGGCCAGACTGCCTACATCGCGCCGCGTCCCTCGCAGGCGTCCGCCATCGACGCCGCCAAGCAATCCTGGATCGCACGCTCGCTGGCCGTGGCGGATCCCAGCGTCTCGCAAGGCGGCTACAGCCCCATCGTCTGGCTAAAGCCGCCCATGGACGTTGCCAGCGCGCTGTACCTGTACACCCCCGTGGATCCGGCCACGCCCCGCGCCGGCTGGATCGGCCTTGAAGTCAGCGACATCGATGCGGCGATCGACCTGTCTTCCATGCGCGGCGGCAATTACGCCCTGTACGACCAAAACGACGCGCCGGTCCTGCACAGCCCGGCCGAGGCAAAAGTCGTTGCAGGGCTGGGCAATTACGCCGGCAAGGAGGATTCGTTCGGTTGGTGGGGACCCGGGCTGCTGCCCCGTTTTGTCGTGCTGAACAAATCCGTGGGCGAGGCCGGGTGGCGGCTGGTGTACTACACACCGATCAGCCGGATCCTGGGCGATACCGCCCATGCCATCCAGGCGGCGCTCGGCGGCGCCGCGCTGCTGTTCGCGATGGTGATCCTGGGCATACGCCACATCAAGAAAAAACTCGTCGCGCCGGCCCTGCGCCAGTACGAAGCCCTGGCCGACAGCGTGGCCCTGAATCGCAAGCTGGTCGAGGTCGCGCCGGTCGGCCTGTGCCTCCTGCGTCGCGCCGATGGCACCCCGCTGCTTTCAAATGAACTTGCGCGGCAATGGCTGCTGGGTGACTCCGAACTGCTAGCCAAGCTGCTGGCAGAGGACAACTTCTGCGCTGAACGTGAATACGTCCTGAGCGACGGACGGTGCGTCTACCTGACCTTCGCCCCCATCACCTTTCATGCCGAGGACGTCGTCCTTTGCGGCATCAACGACATCACCGCATTCAAGCGGGTCGAGCAATCCATTACCCAGGCCAAGCTGCACGCCGACGCCGCCAACCACGCCAAGACGGTCTTCCTGACCACCATGAGCCACGAGATCCGCACGCCCTTGTTCGGCATTCTCGGCACGCTGGAAATGCTGAGCCTGACCACCATGGACAGCCAGCAGCAGCAATACCTCGAAACCATGCAGCAGTCCTCCGCCACCTTGCTGCGCACCATCAACGATACGCTCGACCTGTCGCGCATCGAAGCGGGTTACCTGACCCTCGAAACGGCCGAATTCTCGCCCGCGGAAATGCTGGACGGCGTTGTCAGCAGTTACGCCGCGCGCGCCGAGGCCAAGGGCCTGCACATCTACGCGCTGGCCGACGTCGCGTCGCCGCCGGTCGTCGTGGGCGATGTCACGCGCGTGCGCCAGATCCTGAACAACCTCGTCAGCAACGCCATCAAGTACACCAGTTCCGGCCAGGTGGTGCTGCGCCTGCAGGCCCTCAGCCAGGACGCGCACTCCGCGACCATGAAATTCCAGGTGGCGGACACCGGCATGGGCATCTCCGCGGAGCATCACGCCCAATTGTTCGAACCCTACTTCCAGGCCGAAAGCGGCTCCACCCAGACCGTTCCCGGCACCGGCCTGGGACTTGCCATCTGCCGGCGGCTGGCCGACATGATGGGCGGCACCCTCAGCGCGGTCAGCGAACCCGGACTGGGCACCAGCATGTCCCTGGAGCTCACCTTGCCGTTGGCGGGCGACGCGCATTCGGAAATGGGAATACGGCTGGATCCCCGGCCGGTATTCGTTCGGGGCGCCGTCAACGACGTGGTGAACAACCTTTGCCAATGGCTGCGCCACTGCGGCGCCATGGCCATGCCCTACAAGACGTCGCTTCATGGCCGGCTGGAAGGCGGCGTGCTGATTGAAACCTGGCCCCGCGACTTGACACCGGCGCCATGGACCGGCGCCCGGGTGATCGCGCAACCGCCCGGCGTACGGCCGCGGCTGGAAGGAGGACGCAACAGCTGGATGGCCAACGCGCATAGTCTGGCCAGCATCGTCGCGGCGGTCCGCCTCGCCCAGGACGGCGTGGCGGCCAAGGTCACGCTCGAACTCAAGGCCTCGCGGGACGCGCTCGACATGCATGTGCTGGTCGTGGAGGACAACCCGATCAGCCGGCAGATATTGCGGGAGCAACTGGAGCACCTGGGCTGCACGGTTGTCCCGGCCGCCAATGGCAAGGAGGCACTGGAGGTGCCGGACATACCCGGCTTCGATGCCATCTTGACCGACCTGCAGATGCCCGAAATGGACGGCTACGCCCTCACCCGTGCGCTACGCGGGCAGGGCTATACGCGCCCCATCGTGGGAATCACCGCCAGCGCATTCACGGATGACTTACGGCGCAGCACCGAAGCGGGCATGACGACCGTGCTGCTCAAACCGCTGCCTATATCCGCGTTGCGTCAGGCCTTAATTGCGCTTAAGGAAGTCATATGA
- a CDS encoding LD-carboxypeptidase — protein MAGGKLGYPDAGRRRLLLNAGALCLSGLALGGCAGGRQVSPRGAPSGQPAPPPSTAKAAAAPVPALKPGAKVAIVAPASAAPNASDLAAQWLEDRGFVPQVMPASRTRLEAPYEYLAGTDAERLDDLHAAFAALDVGAVWCLQGGFGSWRLLDKLDYGLLRQHPKPFIGYSDITALHLAIQRHAGFVTFHGPMLAQDLLAGKGEPTESHLLAMIGGQIGEGAWIQAPPDSWPVELVAGTASGRLVGGNLALIAALTGSRHEIDTRDAILFFEDVNEALPRVDRLLSQLAAAGKFDGVKGVVVGTFTRILGTNMDDAQAQSLLYPLLLEQFGARGIPVLAGWPSGHGEPNLTLPLGARVTLDTRRAALRLDQAVTTSRVG, from the coding sequence ATGGCGGGCGGCAAGCTCGGCTATCCCGACGCTGGCCGGCGCCGGCTGTTGCTGAACGCGGGCGCGTTGTGCCTGTCGGGCCTGGCCCTGGGCGGATGCGCAGGGGGCCGGCAAGTTTCGCCCCGGGGCGCGCCGTCCGGACAACCGGCGCCGCCGCCCTCGACTGCCAAGGCGGCGGCCGCACCCGTACCGGCGCTAAAGCCCGGCGCGAAGGTTGCCATCGTGGCGCCTGCGTCCGCCGCCCCAAATGCCAGCGATCTTGCGGCGCAATGGCTGGAGGATCGCGGCTTCGTGCCGCAGGTCATGCCGGCATCGCGCACACGGCTCGAGGCGCCGTACGAGTACCTGGCGGGCACGGACGCCGAACGGCTGGACGACCTGCACGCCGCATTCGCCGCCCTGGACGTCGGCGCGGTCTGGTGCCTGCAGGGCGGCTTTGGGTCGTGGCGGCTGCTGGACAAGCTGGATTACGGCCTGCTGCGCCAGCATCCCAAACCCTTCATCGGCTATAGCGACATCACGGCGCTGCACCTGGCCATACAGCGGCATGCGGGCTTTGTGACGTTCCATGGGCCGATGCTGGCGCAGGATCTGCTGGCGGGCAAGGGCGAGCCCACCGAGTCGCACCTGTTGGCGATGATCGGCGGCCAGATCGGGGAGGGCGCCTGGATTCAGGCGCCGCCCGACAGCTGGCCGGTGGAGCTGGTCGCGGGCACGGCCAGCGGCCGTCTGGTTGGCGGCAACCTGGCGCTCATCGCCGCGCTGACGGGTTCCAGGCACGAGATCGACACCCGTGACGCCATTCTGTTCTTCGAAGACGTCAACGAGGCCTTGCCAAGGGTGGATCGGCTGCTGAGCCAGTTGGCGGCCGCAGGCAAGTTCGACGGCGTCAAAGGGGTGGTGGTGGGCACGTTCACCCGCATTCTTGGCACGAACATGGACGACGCGCAGGCGCAGAGCCTGCTGTACCCGCTATTGCTGGAGCAGTTTGGCGCCCGGGGAATCCCGGTCCTGGCTGGCTGGCCCAGCGGGCATGGCGAGCCCAATCTGACGCTGCCGCTGGGTGCGCGTGTGACGCTGGACACCCGGCGCGCCGCCTTGCGGTTGGATCAGGCGGTGACCACGTCACGCGTCGGCTAG
- a CDS encoding RNA pseudouridine synthase produces MRLAKRLAAEQSCSRGDAERYIEGGWVAVDGKVQEEPGLRVGPSQTVALLPGARLEEGRPVTILIHKPAGMYADDQPGSARDLILPENLMPGDRSGQRFLKRIFNGLKLVTPLERAASGLVVYTQEYPVARKLVEEGRHVEQEYVAQVEGQLSDADLARMQRGMAYEGMPATPLKVSWQSEGHLRFALKTPAPGFIEALCAAAGLRLLALRRLRIGRLPMAGLAVGQWRYRLEYERF; encoded by the coding sequence GTGCGTCTGGCCAAGCGGCTTGCGGCCGAGCAGTCGTGTTCGCGCGGCGATGCCGAGCGCTACATCGAAGGCGGCTGGGTTGCGGTGGACGGCAAGGTGCAGGAGGAACCGGGATTGCGGGTGGGCCCATCCCAGACCGTCGCGCTCCTGCCCGGGGCGCGGCTCGAAGAGGGGCGCCCCGTGACGATATTGATCCACAAGCCGGCCGGCATGTATGCCGACGACCAGCCGGGCTCGGCGCGCGATCTCATCCTGCCCGAGAACCTGATGCCGGGCGACCGGTCCGGACAGCGATTCCTCAAGCGCATATTCAACGGCCTGAAACTGGTGACCCCCCTGGAGCGCGCGGCAAGCGGGCTGGTGGTCTACACGCAGGAGTACCCGGTGGCCCGCAAGCTCGTGGAGGAGGGCCGCCACGTGGAGCAGGAGTATGTCGCGCAGGTTGAAGGGCAGTTGAGCGATGCGGATCTAGCGCGGATGCAGCGAGGCATGGCGTACGAAGGAATGCCCGCCACGCCCCTGAAGGTGAGCTGGCAAAGCGAGGGGCACCTGCGGTTTGCCTTGAAGACGCCGGCGCCCGGCTTCATCGAAGCCTTGTGCGCGGCGGCAGGCTTGCGCCTGCTGGCGCTGCGGCGCCTGCGGATCGGCCGCCTGCCGATGGCCGGTCTTGCCGTGGGCCAGTGGCGATATCGGCTTGAGTACGAGCGATTCTGA